From a single Nicotiana tomentosiformis chromosome 2, ASM39032v3, whole genome shotgun sequence genomic region:
- the LOC138905118 gene encoding uncharacterized protein → MPPVGPAENLIIEEHGEVLVVEPTLVDFTSAPRFQDVLGRILQFMDTMTQFSLFLADPAISQVGGRAQSPTAQDHWQETAVYQTQGALHVGGTQPVATATPEPRPVAAADPQKLLDIWTRLHPLIFEGERHEDPQDFIDRYKYRLSNMRILESHRVDFATFQLEGMAHRRWKYYLLGRLVDSPRMTWDCHTKTVTLAIPEFPRLECKGSSVSEPIRVISFLKVQDIVEKGCLAYLAYVRDTTAETPTIDLVPVVREFCDVFPSDLPSMPPDRDIDFCIVLDLDTQPISIPPHRMAPKELKELKEQLEELPSKGFVRPSVSPWGAPVLFVKKKDGTMRMCIDYRQLIKVTIMNQYLLRRIDDLFDKLQGARVFSKINLRSRYYQLKIRESDVSEDCFPY, encoded by the exons ATGCCTCCAGTGGGTCCTGCAGAGAATCTcattattgaggaacatggtGAAGTGCTTGTGGTAGAGCCAActctggtggatttcacatctgcaccgagaTTTCAGGATGTCCTGGGTCGTATATTgcagttcatggacactatgactcagttcagtttatttctggcagacccagccatatctcaggtggGCGGGAGAGCACAGTCTCCGACCGCACAGGATCATTGGCAGgaaactgctgtatatcagacccagggtgcactacatGTGGGTGGAACCCAGCCAGTagcaacagctacacctgagcccaggccagttgcagccgctgatcctcagaaactattggacatctggactagactacatcctcttaTCTTtgagggtgagcgacatgaggatccccaggatttcattgatcgataCAAGTATAGACTGtctaacatgaggatattggagtctcatagggttgactttgctacttttcagctagagggcatgGCTCATAGACGGTGGAAGtattatcttcttggcagactagTAGATTCTCCTCGCATGACTTGGg attgtcataccaagactgttaccttggctattccagaatttcctaggttggagtgCAAGGGTTCATCTGTTAGTGAACCTAttcgggttatttcttttttgAAGGTTCAAGACATAGTTGAGAAGGgctgtttagcttatctagcctatgtgcgagatactactgcagagactccgactattgatttagTGCCTGTAGTTAGGGAGTTCtgcgatgtatttccttcagatcttccaagtatgccacctgatcgtgatattgatttttgtattgtctTGGATCTAGATacacagcctatatctattccaccgcatcgcatggctccgaaagaattgaaagaattaaaagaacaacttgaagaattACCatccaaagggttcgtcagaccgagtgtatcgccttggggtgcaccagtattatttgtgaagaagaaggatggaacgatgcgaatgtgcattgattatcgtcaGTTGATCAAAGTCACTATTATGAACCAGTACCTGTTGcgacgtattgatgacctatttgacaagttacagggtgccagggtgttctctaagatcaacttgaggtcgcggtactatcagttgaagattcgggaatcGGATgtttccgaagactgctttccgtactag